A window of Amycolatopsis australiensis contains these coding sequences:
- a CDS encoding STAS domain-containing protein → MNCFRTIEEPSGLTFTTTQRPGGIRVITLVGDVDAATVHTLDEALAAGERLVADLTRVSFLSCAGVRSLLEANTRTELAVAVGGHAVTRSLEATGADRLLAVHRGTGAAVAALTPVPEPGREA, encoded by the coding sequence ATGAACTGCTTTCGCACGATCGAAGAACCGTCCGGCCTGACTTTCACCACCACGCAGCGACCGGGCGGAATCCGGGTCATCACCCTGGTGGGTGACGTCGACGCGGCCACGGTCCACACCCTGGACGAAGCCCTCGCCGCGGGGGAGCGGCTGGTCGCCGACCTCACCCGGGTCTCGTTCCTCAGCTGCGCCGGTGTCCGGTCGCTGCTGGAGGCGAACACCCGCACGGAGCTCGCCGTCGCCGTCGGCGGTCACGCCGTGACGCGCTCGCTGGAAGCCACCGGAGCCGACCGGCTCCTGGCGGTCCACCGCGGGACCGGTGCCGCCGTCGCCGCGCTGACCCCGGTCCCGGAACCCGGCCGGGAGGCGTGA
- a CDS encoding DUF4235 domain-containing protein: protein MNKVLYKPLSWVIGALGGVLAGQAFKQVWKRVAGEEDAPGATDRDYTWQQVIIAAAVQGAIFAAVKAATERAGAIGYRKATGEWPGDD from the coding sequence GTGAACAAGGTGCTGTACAAGCCGCTGAGCTGGGTGATCGGCGCCCTCGGCGGTGTCCTCGCCGGCCAGGCGTTCAAGCAGGTCTGGAAGCGCGTGGCCGGCGAAGAGGACGCGCCCGGCGCCACCGACCGCGACTACACCTGGCAGCAGGTGATCATCGCGGCGGCGGTGCAGGGCGCGATCTTCGCCGCCGTCAAGGCCGCCACCGAGCGGGCGGGGGCCATCGGCTACCGCAAGGCGACCGGCGAGTGGCCCGGCGACGACTGA
- a CDS encoding DUF3618 domain-containing protein has protein sequence MSGDFPKNAEEARLDRDTTREELAETLEALGQKLDVKARVKESVDEKLDQATAKVADVTNAPTAIRFRQGADAVRSNPLPVFAGLLGLLIVIRLILRRRNDS, from the coding sequence ATGAGCGGGGACTTCCCGAAGAACGCCGAAGAGGCCCGGCTCGACCGGGACACCACCCGCGAGGAGCTGGCCGAGACGCTGGAGGCGCTCGGGCAGAAGCTCGACGTGAAGGCCCGGGTGAAGGAGAGCGTCGACGAGAAGCTCGACCAGGCGACCGCCAAGGTCGCCGACGTGACGAACGCGCCGACCGCGATCAGGTTCCGGCAGGGTGCCGACGCCGTCCGGAGCAACCCGCTGCCGGTCTTCGCCGGCCTGCTGGGGCTGCTGATCGTGATCCGGCTCATCCTGCGACGGAGGAACGACTCGTGA
- a CDS encoding phage holin family protein, with the protein MIEEANKKPAADRSVGELVTDLTDEVKRLVRDEMRLAVFELQRKGKKMGLGAGLFGAAGVFALLGAGTLVAAAVLALALVVPGWLAALIVAAALFVVAGIAALVGKKEVTQGVPPVPEEAITGVRADVDTVKQGVRT; encoded by the coding sequence GTGATCGAAGAGGCCAACAAGAAGCCCGCCGCCGACCGGTCGGTCGGCGAGCTGGTGACCGACCTGACCGACGAGGTCAAGCGGCTCGTCCGCGACGAGATGCGGCTCGCCGTCTTCGAGCTGCAGCGCAAGGGGAAGAAGATGGGGCTGGGCGCCGGCCTGTTCGGCGCGGCGGGCGTGTTCGCGTTGCTCGGCGCGGGCACGCTGGTCGCGGCCGCGGTGCTGGCACTGGCGCTCGTCGTGCCCGGCTGGCTGGCCGCGCTGATCGTGGCGGCGGCGCTGTTCGTCGTCGCCGGGATCGCGGCGCTGGTCGGCAAGAAGGAAGTCACGCAGGGCGTGCCGCCGGTTCCGGAAGAGGCGATCACCGGCGTGCGGGCCGACGTGGACACCGTGAAACAGGGAGTGCGCACATGA
- a CDS encoding SRPBCC family protein yields MSTITETVDVEVPVSTAYNQWTQFEEFPQFMEGVEQIRQLDATHTHWVTRFGGVTREFDATITEQHPDERVAWTSDSGPDHAGVITFHRLDDSHTRVTAQMDIDPEGFAENVADKLGVLDRRVKGDLKRFKEFIERRGGETGAWRGDVDRPGT; encoded by the coding sequence ATGAGCACGATCACCGAAACCGTGGACGTCGAGGTGCCCGTCTCGACCGCGTACAACCAGTGGACGCAGTTCGAGGAGTTCCCGCAGTTCATGGAAGGCGTCGAACAGATCCGCCAGCTGGACGCCACCCACACCCACTGGGTGACGCGGTTCGGCGGGGTGACACGCGAGTTCGACGCGACGATCACCGAGCAGCACCCGGACGAGCGGGTGGCGTGGACGTCCGACTCCGGTCCGGACCACGCCGGCGTGATCACCTTCCACCGGCTCGACGACTCGCACACGCGGGTGACCGCGCAGATGGACATCGACCCGGAGGGGTTCGCCGAGAACGTCGCCGACAAGCTCGGCGTGCTCGACCGCCGGGTGAAGGGCGACCTCAAGCGGTTCAAGGAGTTCATCGAGCGGCGCGGCGGCGAGACCGGCGCGTGGCGTGGTGACGTGGACCGCCCGGGCACGTAA